Proteins encoded within one genomic window of Rhinolophus sinicus isolate RSC01 linkage group LG05, ASM3656204v1, whole genome shotgun sequence:
- the ARMT1 gene encoding damage-control phosphatase ARMT1 isoform X1 codes for MAGPPAFLSGRDVGSFAYLTIKDRIPQILTKAIDTLHRHKSEFFEKHGEKGMEAEKKAISLLSKLRNETQTDKPIIPLVEKFADTDIWNQYLEYQQSLLNESDGKPRWFYSPWLFVECYMYRRIHEAVIQSPPIDDFDVFRESKEQNFFESQQAVIALCTHLQELMKTTEDLDENRLKNEFFKLLQISLWGNKCDLSLSGGESSSQKTDIIDSLEDLKPFILVNDMEHLWSLLSHCKKTKEKASTIRVDIVLDNSGFELVTDLTLADFLLSSKLATEIHFYGKTIPWFVSDTTIHDFNWLITQVKHSNHKWVSKCGADWENYIKMGRWVYHDHIFWTLPHEFCAMSQVAPDLYAELQKANLILFKGDLNYRKLTGDRKWEFTVPFHQALTGFHPAPLCSIRTLKAEVQVGLQPGQGEQLTASEPNWLTAGKYGIFQFDGPL; via the exons ATGGCGGGGCCTCCGGCATTTCTCTCGGGCCGGGATGTAGG ATCGTTTGCATATCTTACAATTAAAGACAGAATACCACAGATCTTAACCAAGGCTATTGATACATTACATCGACATAAAAGtgaattttttgagaaacatggAGAG AAAGGCATGGAAGCTGAAAAGAAagctatttctcttctttctaaattACGAAATGAAACGCAAACAGATAAGCCAATTATCCCTTTGGTTGAGAAGTTTGCTGATACGGACATATGGAATCAGTACCTAGAATATCAACAGAGTCTTTTAAATGAAAGTGACGGAAAACCAAGGTGGTTCTACTCACCATGGTTGTTTGTAGAATGCTACATGTATCGTAGAATTCATGAAGCAGTTATCCAGAG TCCACCAATCGATGACTTTGATGTATTTAgagaatcaaaagaacaaaacttcTTTGAGTCACAGCAAGCTGTCATTGCCTTATGTACTCACCTGCAAGAGTTGATGAAAACGACTGAAGATCTAGATGAAAATCGGctaaaaaatgagttttttaaactTCTTCAG atttcactgTGGGGAAATAAGTGTGATCTGTCTCTATCAGGTGGGGAAAGCAGTTCTCAGAAGACCGATATAATAGATTCTCTGGAAGACCTAAAACCTTTCATTTTAGTGAATGACATGGAACACCTTTGGTCGTTGCTTAGCCAttgcaagaaaacaaaagaaaaagcatctaCTATTAGGGTGGATATTGTTTTAGATAATTCTGGGTTTGAACTTGTTACCGATTTAACACTAGCTGACTTCTTATTGTCTTCTAAACTGGCTACTGAGatccatttttatggaaaaactaTTCCATGGTTTGTTTCTGATACCACTATACATGATTTTAACTGGTTAATTACACAAGTGAAACATTCTAATCACAAGTGGGTGTCCAAGTGTGGGGCTGACTGGGAGAACTATATTAAAATGGGCAGATGGGTTTACCATGATCATATATTTTGGACGCTTCCTCATGAATTCTGTGCCATGTCTCAGGTTGCCCCTGACTTATATGCTGAACTACAAAAGGCAAATTTAATTCTATTCAAGGGCGATTTGAATTACAGGAAGTTAACAGGTGACAGAAAATGGGAGTTTACTGTTCCTTTTCATCAGGCTTTGACCGGTTTCCATCCTGCCCCTCTCTGCAGTATCCGAACACTAAAAGCTGAGGTTCAGGTTGGTCTGCAGCCCGGGCAAGGCGAACAGCTCACAGCTTCTGAGCCCAACTGGCTGACCGCTGGGAAATACGGAATATTTCAGTTTGACGGTCCACTTTGA
- the ARMT1 gene encoding damage-control phosphatase ARMT1 isoform X2, translating to MEAEKKAISLLSKLRNETQTDKPIIPLVEKFADTDIWNQYLEYQQSLLNESDGKPRWFYSPWLFVECYMYRRIHEAVIQSPPIDDFDVFRESKEQNFFESQQAVIALCTHLQELMKTTEDLDENRLKNEFFKLLQISLWGNKCDLSLSGGESSSQKTDIIDSLEDLKPFILVNDMEHLWSLLSHCKKTKEKASTIRVDIVLDNSGFELVTDLTLADFLLSSKLATEIHFYGKTIPWFVSDTTIHDFNWLITQVKHSNHKWVSKCGADWENYIKMGRWVYHDHIFWTLPHEFCAMSQVAPDLYAELQKANLILFKGDLNYRKLTGDRKWEFTVPFHQALTGFHPAPLCSIRTLKAEVQVGLQPGQGEQLTASEPNWLTAGKYGIFQFDGPL from the exons ATGGAAGCTGAAAAGAAagctatttctcttctttctaaattACGAAATGAAACGCAAACAGATAAGCCAATTATCCCTTTGGTTGAGAAGTTTGCTGATACGGACATATGGAATCAGTACCTAGAATATCAACAGAGTCTTTTAAATGAAAGTGACGGAAAACCAAGGTGGTTCTACTCACCATGGTTGTTTGTAGAATGCTACATGTATCGTAGAATTCATGAAGCAGTTATCCAGAG TCCACCAATCGATGACTTTGATGTATTTAgagaatcaaaagaacaaaacttcTTTGAGTCACAGCAAGCTGTCATTGCCTTATGTACTCACCTGCAAGAGTTGATGAAAACGACTGAAGATCTAGATGAAAATCGGctaaaaaatgagttttttaaactTCTTCAG atttcactgTGGGGAAATAAGTGTGATCTGTCTCTATCAGGTGGGGAAAGCAGTTCTCAGAAGACCGATATAATAGATTCTCTGGAAGACCTAAAACCTTTCATTTTAGTGAATGACATGGAACACCTTTGGTCGTTGCTTAGCCAttgcaagaaaacaaaagaaaaagcatctaCTATTAGGGTGGATATTGTTTTAGATAATTCTGGGTTTGAACTTGTTACCGATTTAACACTAGCTGACTTCTTATTGTCTTCTAAACTGGCTACTGAGatccatttttatggaaaaactaTTCCATGGTTTGTTTCTGATACCACTATACATGATTTTAACTGGTTAATTACACAAGTGAAACATTCTAATCACAAGTGGGTGTCCAAGTGTGGGGCTGACTGGGAGAACTATATTAAAATGGGCAGATGGGTTTACCATGATCATATATTTTGGACGCTTCCTCATGAATTCTGTGCCATGTCTCAGGTTGCCCCTGACTTATATGCTGAACTACAAAAGGCAAATTTAATTCTATTCAAGGGCGATTTGAATTACAGGAAGTTAACAGGTGACAGAAAATGGGAGTTTACTGTTCCTTTTCATCAGGCTTTGACCGGTTTCCATCCTGCCCCTCTCTGCAGTATCCGAACACTAAAAGCTGAGGTTCAGGTTGGTCTGCAGCCCGGGCAAGGCGAACAGCTCACAGCTTCTGAGCCCAACTGGCTGACCGCTGGGAAATACGGAATATTTCAGTTTGACGGTCCACTTTGA
- the LOC109449329 gene encoding uncharacterized protein LOC109449329, whose amino-acid sequence MRRDPDRGERGCYARAGARVSSGNQQTRREGAKSGRRRRLRDPVAGPSREPAGWPGRLGPRKRVPGCRADRGPPEGVLPASAAPSRQAKAWLSGGHLPKRRGDSTFGGWSPPRTPARAQLQVLSSHPGPVTASGQC is encoded by the coding sequence ATGCGCCGGGACCCAGACCGCGGAGAGCGAGGCTGCTACGCTCGAGCCGGCGCGCGCGTCTCCTCGGGCAACCAGCAAACGCGGCGGGAGGGGGCGAAGTCCGGACGCCGGCGGCGCCTGCGTGACCCGGTGGCCGGGCCGAGCCGCGAACCAGCCGGGTGGCCCGGCCGCCTGGGGCCTCGGAAACGGGTCCCGGGGTGCAGGGCCGACCGCGGTCCTCCCGAGGGTGTCCTCCCGGCTTCGGCGGCCCCATCTCGCCAGGCCAAGGCTTGGCTGAGCGGCGGGCACTTGCCAAAGCGACGGGGGGACAGCACGTTTGGAGGTTGGTCTCCACCAAGGACTCCAGCGCGAGCGCAACTCCAGGTCCTGTCCTCACATCCAGGACCAGTGACAGCCAGTGGTCAGTGTTAA